The following proteins come from a genomic window of Calditrichota bacterium:
- a CDS encoding glycosyltransferase, with protein MPERSLSNRYEIIPARSGVPTLRIGDLQMHSAYDPFREAEQAARNALKDVPEEAPVLIFGLGLGYLAVAVRKIHSGRLVVVEPDDQLVPIVRERRPDALDGLLVIPGLTPAETLEKARHLLGADPNETLHIVRHPPSVHLHQVWFGELERLLTASRRSVPARLNILVVTPLYGGSLPIARYCAAAFERLGHNVITSDNELFDPLRRRHEALVRDKSRRKHLTGLMTSLVADEMLTLAYERAVDLVWFVAQSPVTPAALAELKRLGIPTAFWFVEDWQLFTYWQEWAPLFSYFFTIQRGRLQEALATRGVRRSNYLPLAADPTIHRPLELSEDDRAIFGSDLSHVGAGYRNRRMLFSRFTGLDFKLWGNDWDGAGAVTPFLQRGGERLTTSDTVKVFNATRVNVNLHSSAFHDGVNPEGDFLNPRTFEIAACGGAQLIDQRQLLPDHFQPGRELVLFGNGDEMVSEVKALLNDPDRRKAIAEAGRQRVLAEHTYELRMAAALEFIFSYEDGPASHRHPDSVASFLKVAGDDDELRALLEPHRDAGAVTLEDVAGRILSQCAHRLSRAETTFLLMNEFRHWARDKDLA; from the coding sequence ATGCCTGAGCGATCTCTGAGCAATCGCTACGAAATTATCCCTGCCCGGAGCGGCGTCCCGACGCTGCGCATCGGCGACCTGCAGATGCATAGCGCCTACGATCCGTTTCGGGAGGCTGAACAGGCCGCCCGGAACGCTCTGAAGGACGTGCCTGAAGAAGCGCCGGTGCTGATCTTCGGGTTGGGCCTCGGCTATCTTGCCGTAGCCGTCCGGAAGATCCACTCTGGCAGACTGGTCGTAGTCGAGCCGGACGACCAACTCGTTCCGATTGTTCGCGAGCGTCGGCCCGACGCACTCGACGGCCTCCTCGTCATCCCCGGGCTTACCCCGGCCGAGACTTTGGAAAAGGCGCGACACCTACTCGGTGCCGACCCCAATGAAACCCTCCACATTGTCCGACATCCGCCTTCAGTTCATCTCCATCAGGTCTGGTTTGGCGAATTGGAACGGCTCCTGACGGCTTCGCGGCGCTCGGTTCCGGCCCGGCTTAACATTCTTGTCGTTACGCCGCTCTATGGCGGCTCGCTGCCGATTGCCCGTTACTGTGCCGCGGCGTTCGAGCGGCTCGGGCACAACGTCATCACCAGCGACAACGAACTGTTCGATCCGCTCCGGCGGCGGCACGAGGCTCTGGTGCGCGACAAGTCCCGCCGCAAGCATCTGACCGGTCTCATGACCTCCCTCGTCGCGGACGAGATGCTCACGCTTGCCTACGAGCGGGCTGTCGATTTGGTTTGGTTCGTGGCGCAATCGCCTGTGACGCCTGCCGCGCTCGCAGAACTGAAACGACTCGGCATTCCAACCGCCTTCTGGTTCGTCGAGGACTGGCAACTCTTCACCTACTGGCAGGAATGGGCGCCGCTATTCTCCTACTTCTTCACCATTCAACGGGGCCGCCTGCAAGAAGCCCTTGCCACCCGGGGTGTTCGGCGATCGAACTACCTGCCTTTGGCTGCCGATCCGACCATCCATCGGCCGCTTGAACTTTCTGAAGATGACCGTGCCATCTTCGGTAGCGACCTCTCCCATGTTGGAGCCGGCTACCGCAATCGGCGTATGCTGTTCAGCCGCTTTACGGGACTCGACTTCAAACTCTGGGGCAACGACTGGGACGGCGCCGGCGCCGTAACTCCCTTTCTGCAGCGCGGAGGTGAACGGCTCACTACCTCCGATACGGTGAAAGTTTTTAACGCCACCCGCGTCAATGTCAACCTCCACTCTTCGGCCTTTCACGACGGCGTTAATCCGGAGGGCGACTTTCTCAATCCCCGCACCTTTGAGATCGCTGCCTGCGGAGGAGCGCAACTGATCGACCAGCGGCAACTTTTACCTGACCACTTCCAACCCGGCAGGGAACTGGTCCTTTTCGGCAATGGCGACGAAATGGTATCTGAAGTAAAGGCGCTTCTAAACGATCCCGACCGACGTAAAGCAATAGCCGAGGCCGGTCGACAGAGGGTACTGGCCGAGCATACCTACGAGTTGCGTATGGCCGCCGCGCTCGAGTTCATTTTTTCCTATGAGGACGGCCCGGCATCGCATCGCCATCCCGACTCGGTCGCCTCGTTTTTGAAGGTCGCCGGCGACGACGATGAACTGCGCGCTCTCCTCGAGCCGCACCGTGATGCGGGAGCCGTTACCCTCGAGGATGTCGCCGGTCGCATTCTGTCTCAGTGCGCCCACCGCCTTTCCCGGGCTGAGACAACCTTTCTGTTAATGAACGAGTTTCGTCATTGGGCGCGAGATAAGGACCTGGCGTGA
- a CDS encoding glycosyltransferase family 9 protein has translation MVDCLQQHFGRDAVSLIVDRRTAALAILMAGPERTTAIPIEELQRLVASSSSHVELRAAATATIALAAGCSAGSAINLNYHPLAALLLEAIDAGHKFGPRIGSVLKSELPDAVLAPLFDPATRSRSDACHLSDLWLDYAAGDYDRSRFRPLELPEELILSCNGWLASESLDESNEFIVILPGAGLPARHWPVESWASVIDSLAVDRDVVLVGSEREIDTTRKIVTQIQTTRRRVIDLCGRTDIGLLAAILKRARLVIGTDTGPLHIAAMVGTPVLGLYYGSMFHRQTGPYGNGHWVLTPVNVTYPVSECELERHPELYRRQLRPDDVAAAAYAFLSGRFPALSDRVRLLESHLSFEGLDWIDITSPRIAFPVSLGISAYA, from the coding sequence TTGGTGGACTGCCTTCAGCAGCATTTTGGCCGGGATGCCGTCAGCCTGATCGTCGATCGGCGGACGGCCGCACTCGCCATCCTGATGGCAGGCCCGGAGCGGACAACAGCGATACCTATTGAGGAACTGCAGCGCCTGGTGGCGTCGTCCTCATCCCACGTTGAATTGCGGGCTGCAGCAACGGCGACTATCGCGCTTGCTGCGGGTTGCTCAGCGGGAAGTGCCATCAATCTCAACTACCACCCGCTTGCAGCGCTTCTCCTGGAGGCAATCGATGCCGGTCATAAGTTTGGCCCCCGGATCGGTTCAGTGCTAAAGAGCGAATTGCCCGACGCGGTGCTGGCGCCGCTCTTTGACCCGGCGACACGAAGCCGGTCCGATGCCTGCCACCTGAGCGATCTCTGGCTCGACTATGCTGCCGGAGACTACGACCGGAGTCGATTCCGACCGCTCGAACTGCCGGAAGAACTAATCCTCAGTTGCAACGGCTGGCTTGCAAGCGAGAGCCTCGATGAATCGAACGAGTTCATCGTCATCCTGCCCGGAGCCGGTCTCCCTGCCCGGCACTGGCCGGTCGAATCGTGGGCTTCCGTCATCGACAGCCTCGCAGTTGACCGGGACGTCGTGCTTGTCGGATCGGAGCGGGAGATCGATACCACCCGGAAGATCGTAACCCAGATCCAAACGACCAGACGACGGGTGATCGACCTCTGCGGTCGGACAGATATTGGGCTACTGGCAGCAATTCTTAAACGCGCCCGCCTCGTGATCGGCACCGACACCGGGCCACTCCACATTGCAGCGATGGTTGGGACACCGGTATTAGGCCTTTACTACGGCTCGATGTTCCACCGCCAGACCGGACCCTATGGCAACGGGCACTGGGTTCTAACGCCAGTGAACGTCACCTATCCGGTCTCCGAGTGCGAGTTGGAGCGTCATCCCGAACTCTATCGGAGACAATTGCGACCGGACGATGTAGCCGCTGCGGCATACGCTTTTCTGTCGGGACGATTTCCGGCACTGTCCGACCGGGTTCGTCTCCTGGAATCGCACCTTTCATTTGAAGGACTTGATTGGATAGATATTACAAGCCCCCGGATAGCGTTCCCCGTCTCCCTTGGAATAAGCGCTTATGCCTGA
- the flgK gene encoding flagellar hook-associated protein FlgK, with product MPSVNATLAMARRALLAQQAAIQVTGDNIANAATSGYARRRAELRESLVIMDQPGIGFGSGVDIAAVRPLRDLFIEQQVQRARGDAGRFAAAGQQLRVIEAAVGDLGEAGLMGALDRFFSAWNDLARDPASSAPRTIVREAGRSLTDTFNALDRRLEEQSLLLDRETAARIERLNILAEQLARANVTAIQAGTGDQLDDDRVRLLDEIAALSGATYRLEEGGSITVRIGNAILVQGESVRRLEQNFSTEGRASEGLTASGNAVQFTTGEIAGLFTVREDDIVQLRERLDSIASSLVTALNDLHFAGYGLRDSTGVAFFDPSATGAGDIRLSAAVLADHRVIAASLEGDPGDNRLALAIADLETSPIWDNSRATLGEGIRETLAALGARINDNEIFNAAAEGALTQAEGWRDSVSGVSVDEEMTNLIRYENGFRAAAKLVSTVEKMLDTILGMAG from the coding sequence ATGCCTTCGGTCAATGCCACTTTGGCGATGGCACGACGGGCGTTGCTCGCCCAACAGGCTGCCATTCAAGTTACCGGCGATAACATCGCCAATGCGGCGACTTCGGGCTATGCCCGCCGCCGGGCTGAACTGCGCGAGTCGCTGGTCATTATGGACCAGCCCGGTATCGGTTTCGGATCCGGCGTCGATATCGCTGCTGTTAGGCCGCTGCGCGACCTCTTCATCGAACAGCAAGTGCAGCGCGCCCGCGGCGACGCGGGACGATTCGCTGCGGCCGGTCAGCAGTTACGGGTGATAGAGGCCGCTGTCGGAGACCTCGGGGAAGCCGGACTGATGGGCGCACTCGACCGCTTCTTCAGCGCCTGGAACGACCTCGCACGGGACCCTGCTTCGAGCGCGCCTCGAACGATCGTTCGTGAGGCTGGACGAAGTCTCACCGACACCTTCAACGCGCTCGACCGCCGCCTGGAGGAGCAATCGCTGTTGCTCGACCGCGAGACTGCCGCCAGAATCGAGCGCCTGAACATCCTCGCCGAACAACTGGCTCGCGCCAATGTCACGGCAATTCAGGCTGGAACCGGAGATCAACTCGACGACGACCGGGTCCGGCTGCTCGACGAGATCGCCGCCTTGTCGGGCGCTACCTATCGTCTCGAGGAGGGCGGAAGCATCACCGTGCGCATCGGCAACGCAATCCTGGTTCAGGGGGAGTCGGTGCGGCGACTTGAGCAGAACTTCAGCACCGAAGGCCGGGCATCGGAAGGCTTGACTGCCAGTGGTAATGCCGTGCAGTTCACCACCGGTGAAATCGCCGGACTCTTCACCGTGCGCGAGGATGACATCGTCCAGTTACGCGAACGGCTCGACAGCATCGCGTCGTCGCTCGTCACGGCTCTCAATGACCTGCACTTCGCCGGCTACGGACTGCGCGACTCGACCGGCGTAGCGTTTTTCGATCCCTCAGCGACCGGAGCCGGCGACATCCGTCTTTCTGCCGCGGTCCTGGCCGACCATCGCGTCATTGCCGCTTCGCTTGAAGGCGATCCCGGTGACAACCGGCTCGCCCTGGCCATTGCCGACCTCGAAACCTCACCCATTTGGGATAATAGCCGCGCAACGCTCGGAGAAGGCATTCGCGAGACACTCGCCGCACTCGGCGCCCGGATCAACGATAATGAGATCTTCAACGCTGCCGCCGAAGGGGCGCTCACCCAGGCCGAAGGTTGGCGCGATTCGGTCAGCGGCGTCTCGGTCGATGAGGAAATGACCAATCTGATACGTTACGAGAACGGCTTCCGCGCCGCAGCGAAGTTGGTGAGCACCGTCGAAAAGATGCTCGACACGATCTTGGGTATGGCAGGCTAA
- a CDS encoding flagellar protein FlgN: MKDLIDRLIALIREEEHVLEEFLDCLNRQREAIIQNQMDAFDTSVREQESLIGRIRQLEDGRIKVVKEVAAAAGTEDDITITRLIELNLGESSDDLKSLKTVLSRLVEKVRKANRVNQYLIKRSLSFIERNIDLFIDEGDTAMVYQPNGARRSRGTPHLILDRRL, encoded by the coding sequence ATGAAAGACCTTATCGATAGACTTATCGCCTTGATCCGTGAAGAGGAGCACGTTCTCGAGGAGTTCCTCGACTGCCTGAACCGCCAGCGCGAGGCGATCATCCAGAACCAGATGGACGCCTTCGACACCAGTGTTCGCGAGCAGGAATCGCTCATCGGCCGAATCCGGCAATTGGAAGATGGCCGTATCAAGGTGGTCAAAGAGGTTGCCGCTGCCGCCGGAACCGAAGACGACATTACTATCACCCGGCTGATCGAGTTGAACCTCGGCGAGTCGTCGGATGACCTGAAGAGCCTTAAAACGGTCCTCTCACGATTAGTGGAGAAGGTCCGCAAGGCCAACCGGGTCAATCAATACCTGATCAAGCGTTCGCTCTCCTTCATCGAGCGCAATATCGACCTCTTCATCGACGAGGGCGACACCGCCATGGTCTATCAGCCGAACGGCGCCCGACGCTCCCGCGGCACACCACATCTGATCCTCGACCGCAGGTTATAG
- a CDS encoding lytic transglycosylase domain-containing protein, which produces MLQVMKRSAMALTGDGEGVVTGGWNNPYQELFDWQLAVRLSEKSPLGLAAVLMKHYDQQTGSEPAANTSLPLVLNRPAVRPERLAPPHLDALVERAAIRHDLDPALVRAVIAVESGGDPKAVSPKGAKGLMQLMDTTARELGVSDSLNPGQNIEGGAAYLKRMLDRYDGDPRLALAAYNAGPGAVDRHGGVPPYRETEDYIQKVLTAWRQTRTTPSATPSSSTRSVTE; this is translated from the coding sequence ATGCTGCAGGTGATGAAGCGCTCGGCGATGGCACTCACCGGCGACGGTGAAGGTGTCGTAACAGGTGGATGGAACAACCCCTATCAGGAACTCTTTGACTGGCAGTTGGCCGTTCGGTTGAGCGAGAAGAGCCCGCTCGGCTTGGCCGCAGTCCTAATGAAGCATTACGATCAGCAGACTGGCAGCGAGCCGGCAGCGAACACCTCGTTGCCTTTGGTCTTGAACCGACCGGCAGTTCGTCCAGAGCGACTCGCGCCTCCCCACCTCGACGCCCTCGTCGAGCGCGCCGCGATTCGTCACGACCTCGATCCAGCGCTGGTTCGTGCCGTCATTGCGGTCGAATCTGGCGGCGATCCCAAAGCGGTTTCGCCCAAGGGCGCCAAAGGCTTGATGCAACTGATGGATACGACGGCTCGCGAATTAGGTGTCTCGGACTCGTTGAATCCAGGCCAGAATATCGAGGGAGGAGCCGCCTACCTGAAGCGTATGCTCGACCGCTACGACGGCGATCCGCGACTGGCTCTGGCGGCTTACAATGCCGGACCGGGGGCGGTAGATCGCCATGGGGGTGTGCCACCCTACCGTGAAACCGAAGATTATATCCAGAAAGTGCTCACCGCCTGGCGTCAGACCCGGACCACCCCGTCCGCGACGCCCTCATCGTCCACCCGGAGCGTGACCGAATGA